A region from the Bdellovibrio bacteriovorus genome encodes:
- a CDS encoding ATP-binding protein, translating to MKIQYSLFDTLLEPVFVLNAEQKVVYCNETAAIVAGLSIRKITRGMKFGELFVFSEPIDGLDKLIEICDATPYKEVNFKSSQGGEGKIQITLQPIFDSMGDKNWIVFVRDVTLEERLQKKYRAELEQKEDVIKALEDAKLQLENYSKNLEQMVADRTRELSRLNQTMSALLDSLGQGFFIFNTDGKILDVSSKACESTVECKPDGRLIWDVLKLPENKVEGFKKWMQTLFMEMLPFEDLSPLGPTTYPHSANRNIALEYHPLRSSEGAMEGVVVVASDITSLIEAQKQAETEKEHAKLIINMIKSKREIHRFIQEAQGLLISVREEVSKDQAPYDTETLFRNLHTLKGGAALFSIKEVAEACHQGETLLAELKDNWTHPAFISLRAKCFEIEEHFFKFLDETKEILGSSALPEERQIEIAISKLNDIARKVGSLPGGGHVAQELLLELAMEPVSRFVEPYNDVMLRLAEKIDKMMAPLKINNGNVMVIPEIYNSLFATLVHAFRNAVDHGIEVPDTRMDAGKPAEGHVEVSFEIQQHPVQPKFLIKIQDDGAGIDPQKIREKLAKRLIDTKNKTDEQVIQHIFDSQFSTREQVTDISGRGVGMDAIKVAAEDLQGRVWVESKVGVGSTLFVEVPYITEFKKDSRKTPAAA from the coding sequence ATGAAGATTCAGTACTCTCTCTTCGATACTTTGTTAGAGCCCGTGTTTGTTCTGAACGCAGAACAAAAGGTCGTTTATTGCAACGAAACTGCTGCTATCGTGGCGGGACTTTCTATTCGTAAGATCACACGTGGAATGAAGTTTGGTGAACTTTTCGTATTCAGCGAGCCGATTGATGGCCTAGACAAACTGATTGAAATCTGTGATGCCACCCCCTACAAAGAAGTGAATTTCAAAAGCTCTCAAGGGGGCGAAGGTAAAATCCAAATCACCCTTCAACCCATCTTTGATTCCATGGGTGATAAAAACTGGATTGTCTTTGTGCGTGACGTGACTTTGGAAGAACGTCTGCAGAAAAAATACCGTGCCGAACTTGAACAAAAAGAAGATGTCATCAAAGCCCTTGAAGACGCTAAGTTGCAATTAGAAAACTACAGTAAAAACTTGGAACAAATGGTGGCGGATCGCACGCGTGAACTCTCGCGCCTGAATCAGACCATGTCTGCTTTGTTAGATAGCCTGGGCCAAGGTTTCTTTATCTTTAATACCGATGGAAAAATCCTGGATGTCTCTTCCAAAGCCTGCGAAAGCACGGTGGAGTGCAAACCTGACGGCCGACTTATTTGGGATGTTTTAAAACTTCCGGAAAACAAAGTCGAAGGCTTCAAAAAATGGATGCAAACTCTTTTTATGGAGATGCTGCCTTTTGAGGATCTTTCTCCGTTAGGGCCCACGACCTATCCGCATTCAGCCAATCGCAATATCGCCTTGGAATACCACCCGCTTCGTTCTAGCGAAGGTGCGATGGAAGGCGTTGTGGTTGTGGCTTCCGATATCACTTCACTGATCGAAGCGCAAAAACAAGCAGAGACAGAAAAAGAACACGCTAAACTGATCATCAATATGATCAAGTCCAAACGCGAAATTCACCGCTTCATCCAAGAGGCTCAAGGTCTATTGATCTCTGTGCGAGAGGAAGTCTCTAAGGATCAAGCTCCTTATGACACAGAAACTCTTTTCCGCAATCTGCACACTCTCAAAGGCGGTGCGGCCCTGTTTTCAATCAAAGAGGTGGCCGAAGCCTGTCATCAAGGGGAAACCTTGCTGGCAGAGCTTAAGGACAATTGGACACATCCCGCCTTTATTTCTTTGCGCGCTAAATGTTTTGAAATCGAAGAGCATTTCTTTAAATTCTTAGATGAAACGAAAGAAATTTTAGGATCTTCCGCTTTGCCTGAGGAACGTCAAATTGAAATCGCCATCAGTAAACTGAATGACATCGCTCGCAAGGTCGGCTCGTTGCCTGGGGGCGGGCACGTTGCGCAAGAACTTCTTTTGGAACTTGCGATGGAGCCCGTGTCTCGGTTCGTCGAGCCCTACAACGATGTGATGCTACGTTTGGCAGAAAAAATTGATAAGATGATGGCGCCATTAAAAATCAACAATGGCAATGTCATGGTTATCCCCGAAATTTACAATTCGCTTTTTGCAACATTGGTTCATGCCTTCCGAAATGCCGTGGATCATGGAATCGAAGTTCCAGACACGCGTATGGACGCCGGAAAACCCGCCGAGGGCCATGTTGAAGTGAGTTTTGAAATTCAACAACACCCTGTTCAACCGAAGTTCTTAATCAAAATTCAAGATGATGGTGCAGGCATTGATCCGCAGAAGATTCGCGAAAAATTAGCGAAGCGCCTGATTGATACGAAGAACAAAACCGATGAACAGGTTATTCAGCACATCTTTGACAGTCAGTTTTCCACTCGCGAACAAGTCACGGATATTTCAGGCCGTGGCGTTGGAATGGATGCCATCAAAGTCGCTGCGGAAGATTTGCAAGGCCGCGTTTGGGTTGAATCCAAAGTGGGTGTGGGCTCAACACTTTTTGTGGAAGTCCCCTACATCACGGAATTCAAAAAAGACAGCCGCAAAACTCCGGCAGCAGCTTAA
- a CDS encoding FecR domain-containing protein: MSRFGQTEKIIFVGALILLVAFSYFLYDDSLLFPKANNGKLELIGDVAISQNDVRRKNLDTFSWLPASRKDSVYQNDSIFTGDRSEATIRLQDGTQIRIEPNSLITLNLKNGQMNLDLRYGNLVGELAQGSSLTVKSGTEEFKLESTPGTAEKPKIQFNKAHSGTVDLKLISGDVKYVDKKKKAVKALPKNTVVAVNKKGEVKQVEKPQLSLTTANNVNYLRMNPDDPLPFEWQSKGPVSRYELEISPSQDFNTVAVSKITSETKTVVTEPLEPGAYYWRLKAFDHNGQVSAVSPVQNVHVTHLVGPQIVTPTQAAQINLELKVKPKEELATTTEVQWRAQPVLKNFTWQVSQDPEFQTILKEEQTANLAAVTPKLPSGTYWVRVQGQTESQKLSPWSEPVSFTLNLLAHKEERPDRPILVAKKIEFKAPTGKDRNPASPEAPKLAWKPVLQTKNYHLQIAKDASFKDAEKYDVTQTQAAWSQYRPGKYFYRVYARGLNGLISEPSETGTLEISVGGLTLDPLKTINAVGQAPGPKETPVSWSEVPFAKSYLVQVDKNKDFSAPQLLEYSSNAGVLTLNDPGRYNVRVQAMDETNQPLTEFSNIEEVLYTFRAPLVAPTLMEPFNAASIFLQTEMEPFIWLEWKKVEGASSYRIEISDKADFSRTLIAKSIEGNRYLIKDRVPLGKIYWRVRAESKSDSEASEWTTKREFTLYHQKNETFVK; this comes from the coding sequence ATGTCACGTTTTGGACAAACAGAAAAAATCATCTTTGTTGGAGCCCTCATATTGTTGGTGGCCTTCTCGTATTTTCTGTACGACGACTCTCTTCTATTCCCAAAAGCTAACAACGGAAAATTAGAACTTATTGGTGACGTGGCGATCTCTCAAAACGACGTGCGCCGTAAAAACTTAGATACCTTCAGCTGGCTTCCCGCTTCTCGCAAAGACTCTGTCTATCAAAACGACTCGATCTTTACTGGCGATCGTTCCGAAGCCACCATTCGCTTGCAAGACGGAACTCAAATTCGCATCGAACCGAACTCTTTGATCACACTCAATCTTAAAAATGGACAGATGAATTTGGATTTGCGCTACGGAAACCTCGTTGGTGAGCTGGCGCAAGGTTCTTCTTTGACGGTGAAATCCGGCACGGAAGAATTCAAACTTGAATCGACTCCGGGTACAGCAGAAAAACCAAAAATTCAGTTCAACAAAGCTCATAGCGGCACCGTCGATCTAAAACTGATTTCTGGGGACGTGAAGTACGTCGATAAGAAAAAGAAAGCTGTTAAAGCTTTACCTAAAAACACGGTCGTAGCTGTTAATAAAAAAGGCGAAGTGAAACAGGTTGAAAAACCTCAGTTAAGTTTGACGACCGCAAATAACGTCAATTACCTGCGCATGAATCCGGACGATCCACTTCCTTTTGAGTGGCAATCAAAAGGACCTGTGTCTCGCTATGAATTAGAAATTTCTCCGTCGCAGGATTTTAACACGGTGGCGGTCTCTAAAATCACGTCAGAAACAAAAACGGTCGTCACGGAGCCTTTAGAGCCGGGCGCCTACTATTGGAGATTGAAAGCCTTCGATCACAACGGTCAAGTCAGTGCGGTTTCCCCTGTTCAGAACGTGCACGTCACGCATCTGGTCGGTCCCCAGATCGTAACACCGACTCAAGCGGCGCAAATCAATTTGGAACTGAAAGTAAAACCTAAGGAAGAACTTGCGACAACAACAGAGGTTCAATGGCGCGCGCAACCCGTGCTTAAAAACTTCACTTGGCAAGTTTCCCAAGATCCCGAGTTCCAAACTATTCTTAAAGAAGAACAAACTGCGAATCTAGCTGCGGTCACTCCAAAGCTTCCTTCAGGAACTTATTGGGTGCGCGTGCAAGGACAAACAGAAAGCCAAAAGCTTTCGCCTTGGTCCGAGCCTGTATCATTCACACTGAACTTACTAGCTCACAAAGAAGAGCGTCCTGACCGCCCTATTCTGGTGGCGAAGAAAATTGAATTTAAAGCACCGACAGGAAAAGACCGCAATCCGGCTTCACCTGAAGCGCCGAAACTGGCGTGGAAACCCGTTTTGCAAACGAAAAACTATCATTTGCAAATCGCCAAAGATGCCAGCTTTAAAGACGCTGAAAAATACGACGTCACGCAAACTCAAGCGGCTTGGTCACAATATCGCCCCGGCAAATACTTCTATCGCGTTTATGCCCGTGGCTTAAATGGTTTGATCAGCGAACCTAGTGAAACCGGAACTTTGGAAATCTCCGTAGGCGGTTTGACGCTGGACCCTTTGAAAACCATCAATGCCGTTGGCCAAGCACCGGGTCCTAAAGAAACGCCGGTCAGCTGGAGCGAAGTTCCTTTCGCCAAGTCTTACTTGGTTCAAGTGGATAAGAACAAAGACTTCTCTGCTCCACAGCTTTTGGAATATTCGTCCAATGCGGGTGTTTTGACATTGAATGATCCAGGCCGCTACAACGTGCGTGTGCAAGCGATGGATGAAACCAACCAGCCGCTGACTGAATTCTCGAATATTGAAGAAGTGCTCTATACATTCCGTGCTCCCTTGGTGGCTCCGACATTGATGGAACCTTTCAATGCCGCTTCCATCTTCTTACAAACAGAGATGGAACCTTTCATCTGGCTTGAATGGAAAAAAGTGGAAGGGGCTTCCTCTTATCGCATCGAAATTTCTGATAAGGCTGATTTCTCTCGCACGTTGATTGCGAAATCCATCGAAGGAAATCGTTACCTTATCAAAGACCGCGTGCCGCTGGGTAAAATCTATTGGCGCGTGCGTGCAGAGTCCAAGTCTGACTCTGAGGCTTCCGAGTGGACAACGAAACGTGAATTCACCCTTTACCATCAGAAGAATGAGACTTTTGTAAAATGA